The sequence below is a genomic window from Lentimicrobium saccharophilum.
ATTTCCACATTCTCACATTTACACACCTGAATCCCGCAGTTTCGGGACTCCGCTTCGCTAAGCACCTGAGCACTTGAACACTTAAACACCTGAACACATAAACACCTGAACACTTCCTAGCTGATACATTCTGTAAAAATAAAAAAGCGCATGCTTGAGCTGCGCTTTTTTGCTGGTGCCTGCAATGGTCAGTTGTAGGCAAAGGTAAGACTGAATGAACCAGTGTACATACCTACGGGGTTATCTTCTATGGGGCCGACCTGCAGGGTTGCCCCGATGCTGACGGTTTCCTGTCCCTGTTGCAGGATGATGTTTCCATTTCCGGCCGGCGGGTCCGAGGCCCATCCGTCCACGGTCATTGATTTATTGCTTCCCTGGTGCATAAGCAGGGCGGGTCCCTGCGGCAGCTGAATGGTGAAGGAGGCGTCGGGCGCTCCGGTAACGGTAAAGATGCCGGGCTGGGCAAATCCGCCGTTCAGCATCACCGATCCCTGGCTGCTCCGCTCTCCCGAAGGGGATAGGATTACCTGCCCTCCGTTCATCAGGGTGGAAAACCTGCCGAAGTTCATCTGGCTGGTTTCGGTGGCCGAGAGGGCTTCCATTACCTCGGCGTACGCC
It includes:
- a CDS encoding DUF4402 domain-containing protein, with the translated sequence MMTRITTAVALFLLLSLAGRSQVSLTAQAYAEVMEALSATETSQMNFGRFSTLMNGGQVILSPSGERSSQGSVMLNGGFAQPGIFTVTGAPDASFTIQLPQGPALLMHQGSNKSMTVDGWASDPPAGNGNIILQQGQETVSIGATLQVGPIEDNPVGMYTGSFSLTFAYN